In Cellulomonas sp. JZ18, the DNA window TTGGACAGCACCCACGTGGTGGGTGCACCGACGGCGTCGTTCGCCGCGAAGGACGCGCCGATGACGCGGCGCAGGGCGGGACCGTCCCAGCCGGCGGCCAGGAACGCGAAGTTGAACGCCTGGTGCATCTCGTCGGGGCGCACGTAGCGGGCCAGGCGCGACAGGGGCTCGACCCACGCCTCGGCGACCATGGCGCGGTCGCCGTCGTACTCGTCGAGGACGCTGCGCCACGCGCGGTAGATCTCGTGGACGCCGTCCTGGTCGAACATCGGGCCGTGGTTGCCGGAGCCGCTGACGGCGTCCTCGTCGTCGGTGCCCTCGATCATCGAGACGTGGCCGTCCCAGTCGGGCAGGCCCGCCTGCTTGACCATGCCGTGCGCGACGTCGACGCGGAAGCCGTCCACGCCGCGGTCGAGCCAGAACCGCAGGATCTGCTCGAACTCGGCGCGGACCTCGGGGTTCTCCCAGTTCAGGTCGGGCTGCTTGCTGTCGAACAGGTGCAGGTACCACTGCCCGGGCGTGCCGTCCGGGTCGGTCGTGCGGGTCCAGGCGGGCCCGCCGAAGATGGAGTCCCAGTTGTTCGGGGGCAGCTCGCCGTGCTCGCCGCGCCCGTCCCGGAAGACGTAGCGGTCGCGCTCGGGGGAACCGGGGCCGGCCGCGAGGGCCGCCTGGAACCACACGTGCTCGTCGCTGGTGTGGTTGGGCACGAGGTCGACGACCACGCGCAGCCCGAGCTCGTGGGCGCGGGCGATGAGCGCGTCCGCGTCGGCGAGCGTGCCGAACAGCGGGTCCACGTCGCGGTAGTCCGCGACGTCGTAGCCGGCGTCCGCCTGGGGGGAGCGGTAGAACGGCGAGAGCCAGACGGCGTCCACGCCGAGCTCGGCGAGGTGGTCCAGGCGCGCGGTGATGCCCGGCAGGTCGCCCACGCCGTCGCCCGAGGCGTCGGCGAACGAGCGGGGGTACACCTGGTAGATGACGGCGTGGCGCCACCAGGGGCCGGCGGGGTCCTCGGCGCGGTGCGCGAGCGCGGCGTCGGGGAGGGCGTCGATGGTCACAGGTCGACCTTCCAGTGGTGGGTGCGGTGCAGGGGGACGGACGTCGTCCGCTCGGGGGCCGGACGCGCACGGGTGCGCTCCGGACGGGGAGGGGTGCGGCGGGGCCGCGCGCGTCAGAGGGCCGCGGCTGCCGCGTCGGCAGGCGCCGCCGACCGCTCGGCGGGCGCCGAGCCGGTGGACCCGCGCACGACGAGCTCGGGGTGGAAGAGCAGCTCGGCACGTTCGGCGAGCGTGCCCTTGATCTCGCCGACGAGCGCCGAGACCGCGGCGTGCCCCATGGCGGCGACGGGCTGGCGCACGGTCGTCAGGGGCGGGTCGGTGAACGCGATGAGCGGCGAGTCGTCGAAGCCGACCACGGAGACGTCGTCGGGCACGGACAGCCCCAGGGTGCGGGCCGCGCGGACGGCGCCCAGCGCCATCATGTCCGAGCCGCAGATGACGGCCGTGTGGCCCGAGCGCAGCAGCTGGGTGGCGGCGGCGTGCCCGCCCTCGACCGTGAACAGCGTCGAGACGACGTGCGGCTCGGGGTCGTCCACGCCGGCGTGCCGGGCGAGCAGGTCGACGAACGCGTCGCGCTTGCGCTGGGACGGCACGAACCGGGTCGGCCCGATGGCCAGGCCGATGCTGCGGTGGCCGAGCGACCACAGGTGCCGGAACGCCTGGTCCATGGCGGCGGAGTCGTCGGTGGAGACGGCCGGCGCGTCGACGCCCTCGGCGAAGCCGTTGACGAGCACGACCGGGACGCCGCGTCCGCGCAGGCGGTGGTAGCGGTCCTTGCTGGCGGTGGTGTCGGCGTGCAGGCCGGACACGAAGACGATGCCGTCGACGCCGTGCTCGAGCAGCAGCTCGACGTACTGGTCCTCCGTGGTGCCGCCGGGGGACTGCGTGCACAGCAGCGGGGTGTAGCCGCGGTCGGTGAGCATCGTCTCGATGACCTGCGCGAAGGCGGGGAACACGGGGTTGCTGAGCTCCGGCACGACCAGGCCGACGAGGCCGGCCGAGCGCATGCGCAGCTTCTCGGGGCGCTCGTAGCCGAGCACGTCGAGGGCCGCGAGCACCGCCTGCCGCGCCTGTGCGGACACGCCGTGCTTGCCGTTGAGCACGCGCGACACGGTCGCGGTGCTCACCCCCGCCTGCTCGGCGAGGTCGGTCAGCCGGGTACGCACAGGCGGCAGCGTAGTAGGGGACACGGGACCTCCTCGTCCTCCGCACGGCGGTCGCGCGACGGCTGCCCTTGAAAGTGATGCCTGAAAGTTACCGTAACGAGTTGCAGCACCAGTCGCAAACGTCGTACGTTCCGGGCACCAGGCCAGCGTCGGCACCGCCGCCGCATGGCGACGGCACCCGATCAACCAGGAGATGAACGATGCGACGGAGCATCCCGGCCGTGGCGG includes these proteins:
- a CDS encoding glycoside hydrolase family 13 protein encodes the protein MTIDALPDAALAHRAEDPAGPWWRHAVIYQVYPRSFADASGDGVGDLPGITARLDHLAELGVDAVWLSPFYRSPQADAGYDVADYRDVDPLFGTLADADALIARAHELGLRVVVDLVPNHTSDEHVWFQAALAAGPGSPERDRYVFRDGRGEHGELPPNNWDSIFGGPAWTRTTDPDGTPGQWYLHLFDSKQPDLNWENPEVRAEFEQILRFWLDRGVDGFRVDVAHGMVKQAGLPDWDGHVSMIEGTDDEDAVSGSGNHGPMFDQDGVHEIYRAWRSVLDEYDGDRAMVAEAWVEPLSRLARYVRPDEMHQAFNFAFLAAGWDGPALRRVIGASFAANDAVGAPTTWVLSNHDVVRHASRMGLSDPTHRPNGIGHGDEQPDAELGLRRARAASLLMLGLPGSAYVYQGEELGLPDHTALEDHLRQDPAFFRTGGVERGRDGCRVPLPWEGDAPALGFSPTGAAWLPQPAEWAALAADRQRGRAGSTYEMYRAALALRRAEQLGTGDLRWLDEDPHVLRFANRDVVVVANLGDDEVALPGGTEVLLASGPLGGTAQAPTVPAATTVWTRAQA
- a CDS encoding LacI family DNA-binding transcriptional regulator, which produces MRTRLTDLAEQAGVSTATVSRVLNGKHGVSAQARQAVLAALDVLGYERPEKLRMRSAGLVGLVVPELSNPVFPAFAQVIETMLTDRGYTPLLCTQSPGGTTEDQYVELLLEHGVDGIVFVSGLHADTTASKDRYHRLRGRGVPVVLVNGFAEGVDAPAVSTDDSAAMDQAFRHLWSLGHRSIGLAIGPTRFVPSQRKRDAFVDLLARHAGVDDPEPHVVSTLFTVEGGHAAATQLLRSGHTAVICGSDMMALGAVRAARTLGLSVPDDVSVVGFDDSPLIAFTDPPLTTVRQPVAAMGHAAVSALVGEIKGTLAERAELLFHPELVVRGSTGSAPAERSAAPADAAAAAL